The Ovis canadensis isolate MfBH-ARS-UI-01 breed Bighorn chromosome 13, ARS-UI_OviCan_v2, whole genome shotgun sequence genome includes a region encoding these proteins:
- the PFDN4 gene encoding prefoldin subunit 4 codes for MAATMKKAAAEDVHVTFEDQQKINKFARNTSRITELKEEIEVKKKQLQNLEDACEDIMLADDDCLMIPYQIGDVFISHSQEETQEMLEEAKKNLQEEIDALESRVESIQRVLADLKVQLYAKFGSNINLEADES; via the exons ATGGCGGCCACCATGAAGAAGGCG GCTGCAGAAGATGTCCATGTCACTTTTGAGGATCaacaaaagataaacaaattTGCACGGAATACGAGTAGGATCACGGAgctgaaggaagaaatagaagtgaaaaag AAACAACTCCAGAATTTAGAAGATGCCTGTGAGGACATCATGCTTGCAGATGACGACTGCTTAATGATACCTTATCAGATTGGCGATGTTTTCATTAGTCATTCTCAAGAAGAAACACAAGAAATGTTAGAAGAAGCCAAG aaaaATTTGCAAGAAGAAATTGACGCCTTAGAATCCAGAGTGGAATCAATTCAGCGGGTGTTAGCAGATTTGAAAGTTCAGTTATATGCAAAATTTGGAAGTAACATAAACCTTGAAGCTGATGAAagttaa